In Rhizobium oryzihabitans, one DNA window encodes the following:
- a CDS encoding carbohydrate ABC transporter permease, which produces MATRNTSGLARVMLAPSVLLLLVWMIVPLAMTLWFSFQNYNLLNPANVSFAGLFNYQYFYTDPAFFQSIWNTLLIVGGVLLITVIGGIAIALLLDNDIFGQGIVRIMIISPFFVMPPVAALVWKNMIMHPGYGVLADLSRFFGFQPVDWFAQFPLLSIIIIVAWQWLPFATLILLTALQSLDGEQKEAAEMDGANFVNRFVYLTLPHLSRAITVVILIQTIFLLGVYAEILVTTNGGPGYASTNLAFLIYRTALLGYDVGGASAGGIIAVILANIVAIFLMRAVGKNLDR; this is translated from the coding sequence ATGGCAACCCGAAACACGAGCGGTCTTGCGCGGGTGATGCTTGCGCCATCGGTGCTGCTGTTGCTGGTGTGGATGATCGTGCCTCTGGCGATGACCTTGTGGTTCTCGTTCCAGAACTACAATCTCCTCAACCCGGCCAATGTCAGCTTCGCGGGCCTGTTCAATTACCAGTATTTCTACACCGACCCGGCCTTCTTCCAGTCGATCTGGAACACGCTGTTGATCGTCGGCGGCGTGCTGTTGATCACCGTCATCGGCGGCATCGCCATTGCGCTCCTGCTCGACAATGACATTTTCGGCCAGGGCATCGTGCGCATCATGATCATCTCGCCCTTCTTCGTCATGCCGCCTGTCGCAGCTTTGGTGTGGAAGAACATGATCATGCATCCCGGTTATGGCGTGCTTGCCGATCTCTCGCGTTTCTTTGGTTTCCAGCCGGTTGACTGGTTCGCGCAGTTTCCGCTGCTCTCCATCATCATCATCGTCGCCTGGCAATGGCTGCCGTTCGCGACGCTGATCCTCTTGACCGCCCTGCAGTCGCTCGATGGCGAACAGAAGGAAGCCGCCGAGATGGATGGCGCCAACTTCGTCAACCGCTTCGTCTATCTGACCCTGCCGCATCTGTCGCGCGCCATCACCGTCGTCATTTTGATCCAGACGATCTTCCTGCTCGGCGTCTACGCGGAAATCCTCGTCACCACCAATGGCGGGCCCGGTTATGCCTCGACCAACCTTGCCTTCCTTATCTATCGCACCGCGCTTCTCGGTTACGACGTCGGCGGCGCATCGGCCGGTGGCATCATCGCCGTCATCCTCGCCAATATCGTCGCCATCTTCCTGATGCGCGCCGTCGGCAAGAACCTGGATCGGTAG
- a CDS encoding carbohydrate ABC transporter permease: MARKTTTRAKIGFSIAAWAVALLLFFPILYAFLTSIKTEPEAISGFSLIPSGTLENYITVQTQRDYFKPFMNSVVLSLGSTIIALIIAIPAAWAMAFSPTKRTKDILMWMLSTKMMPAVAVLVPIYLIFRNAGLLDTRIGLTVMLTFINLPIVVWMLYTYFREIPGEILEAARMDGASLWNEIVHVLTPMAVPGIASTLLLNVILAWNESFWTIRLTTTNAAPLTAFIASFSSPQGLFWAKLSAASMMAIAPILVIGWFSQKQLVRGLTFGAVK, encoded by the coding sequence ATGGCCCGCAAGACAACGACACGTGCGAAGATCGGCTTTTCCATCGCGGCATGGGCCGTGGCGCTCCTGCTGTTCTTCCCGATCCTCTATGCCTTCCTCACCTCGATCAAGACCGAGCCGGAGGCGATCTCGGGCTTCAGCCTCATTCCCTCGGGCACGCTCGAAAACTACATCACCGTGCAGACCCAGCGCGATTACTTCAAGCCCTTCATGAACTCGGTCGTGCTGTCGCTCGGCTCAACGATCATCGCGCTGATCATTGCCATTCCCGCCGCATGGGCCATGGCGTTCTCGCCGACCAAACGCACCAAGGACATTTTGATGTGGATGCTTTCCACCAAGATGATGCCGGCCGTTGCCGTGCTGGTGCCGATCTACCTGATCTTCCGCAATGCCGGCCTGCTCGATACCCGCATCGGGCTCACCGTCATGCTCACCTTCATCAACCTGCCGATCGTGGTGTGGATGCTTTACACCTACTTCCGCGAAATCCCCGGCGAGATCCTCGAAGCCGCGCGCATGGATGGCGCATCGCTCTGGAACGAGATCGTGCATGTGCTGACCCCGATGGCGGTACCGGGCATTGCCTCGACGCTGCTTTTGAACGTCATCCTCGCCTGGAACGAATCCTTCTGGACGATCCGGCTGACGACCACCAATGCAGCCCCGCTGACGGCCTTCATCGCCTCCTTCTCAAGTCCGCAGGGGCTGTTCTGGGCAAAACTCTCAGCCGCCTCGATGATGGCGATCGCCCCCATTCTCGTCATCGGCTGGTTCTCGCAGAAACAACTCGTGCGTGGCCTCACCTTTGGCGCCGTGAAATAA